From a region of the Spelaeicoccus albus genome:
- the folE gene encoding GTP cyclohydrolase I FolE translates to MSTVTETEFDGRRDLRSAAGAEAGSGVDGESALLRAAPAIERQAAQDAVRDLLTALGQDVDDPELEQTPRRVADALTEMLSPPLFSLTTFANTEKYDEMVVVRDIPVHSLCAHHMLPFTGIAHVAYLPGDRIVGLSKLARAVELFAHGLQVQERLTTQISNWLDETLRPRGVGVVIEAEHMCMSIRGVQARGARTLTSSLHGAMRTDPSTRAEFLSLVK, encoded by the coding sequence ATGAGCACAGTCACCGAGACCGAGTTCGACGGTCGGCGCGATCTGCGGTCCGCCGCCGGTGCCGAGGCCGGATCCGGCGTGGACGGCGAGTCCGCACTGCTTCGTGCGGCACCGGCCATTGAGCGACAGGCGGCGCAGGACGCCGTCCGCGATCTGCTGACGGCACTCGGGCAGGACGTCGACGACCCCGAGCTGGAGCAAACACCCCGGCGGGTCGCCGATGCGCTGACGGAGATGCTGTCCCCGCCGCTGTTCTCGCTCACGACGTTCGCCAATACCGAGAAGTACGACGAGATGGTCGTGGTCCGCGATATTCCGGTGCATTCGCTGTGCGCGCACCATATGCTGCCGTTCACCGGCATCGCGCACGTGGCGTATTTGCCCGGCGATCGGATAGTCGGCCTGTCGAAGCTGGCACGGGCCGTCGAGCTCTTCGCGCACGGTCTGCAGGTTCAAGAACGTCTCACGACTCAAATCAGCAATTGGCTCGATGAGACGCTCCGGCCCCGGGGCGTGGGCGTCGTGATCGAGGCCGAGCACATGTGCATGTCGATCCGCGGAGTGCAAGCGCGCGGCGCACGCACACTGACCTCGAGCTTGCACGGAGCCATGCGCACCGATCCGAGCACTCGAGCCGAGTTCCTGTCGTTGGTGAAATAA
- a CDS encoding NAD(P)/FAD-dependent oxidoreductase — MDSSPTFVIVGGGLAGAQAAQSLRDSEFTGRIILIGDEPRLPYERPPLSKGILRGDDPDESADALPADFYTSHEIELMTGTEVTEIDTDARVVHAGGNAIPFDRLLVATGSTSRHLPLPGADLAGIHYLRTFEDMTELRSALKSSSSVAIVGAGWIGSEVAASARQLGLDVTIIDMAATPLEAVVGRQIGEVFADLHREHGVTLTMNANVKGFVGSDNGRVVGIETADGRVDADVVVVGIGASPRTELAESAGLEISATTHGITVDTSLQTSVPGIYAAGDVASVTRPDIGIDLRVEHWATALTQGQAAGRNMLGAGEAYMNVPFFFSDQYDLGLEYCGYPVPWDRVVVRGDTGSREFIAFWLSGSRVTAAMNVNVWDVNETLQALIASGRSVDDSRLADSDVPLESL; from the coding sequence ATGGACAGTTCACCGACTTTCGTTATCGTCGGCGGGGGGCTTGCCGGTGCCCAAGCCGCGCAGTCGTTGCGCGACAGCGAGTTCACCGGCCGCATTATTCTGATCGGCGATGAGCCGCGACTTCCGTACGAGCGGCCGCCGTTGTCGAAGGGGATCCTGCGCGGCGACGATCCGGATGAATCGGCCGACGCATTGCCGGCGGACTTCTACACGTCGCACGAGATCGAACTCATGACGGGTACCGAAGTCACCGAGATCGATACCGATGCCCGGGTCGTACACGCCGGCGGCAATGCCATCCCCTTCGACCGGCTCCTGGTGGCCACCGGGTCCACGTCGCGGCATTTGCCGCTGCCGGGCGCCGATCTTGCGGGCATCCACTATCTGCGCACGTTCGAGGACATGACGGAGCTGCGGTCGGCATTGAAGTCGAGCTCGAGCGTTGCGATAGTCGGCGCCGGCTGGATCGGTTCCGAGGTCGCCGCCTCTGCTCGGCAACTCGGACTCGACGTCACAATCATCGACATGGCCGCCACTCCGCTCGAGGCGGTGGTCGGCCGGCAGATTGGCGAGGTCTTCGCCGATCTGCACCGCGAGCACGGCGTCACCTTGACGATGAACGCCAACGTGAAGGGCTTCGTCGGTAGCGACAACGGCCGGGTCGTCGGCATTGAAACGGCCGACGGACGAGTGGACGCCGACGTCGTGGTTGTCGGCATCGGCGCGTCCCCTCGGACGGAGCTGGCCGAGTCGGCCGGCCTCGAGATTTCGGCCACAACGCACGGCATCACCGTGGACACGTCGCTGCAGACCTCGGTCCCGGGCATTTACGCGGCCGGAGACGTGGCGTCGGTGACGCGTCCCGACATCGGGATCGACTTGCGCGTCGAACATTGGGCGACCGCGCTGACGCAAGGCCAGGCGGCCGGGCGCAATATGCTCGGCGCCGGCGAGGCGTACATGAACGTTCCGTTCTTCTTCTCCGACCAGTACGATCTCGGTCTCGAATACTGCGGCTATCCGGTCCCCTGGGACCGAGTCGTGGTGCGGGGCGACACCGGTTCCCGCGAATTCATCGCATTCTGGTTGTCCGGCTCCCGCGTCACGGCTGCCATGAACGTGAATGTCTGGGACGTCAACGAGACGCTGCAGGCGTTGATCGCGTCCGGCCGCTCGGTCGACGACTCCCGGCTTGCCGACTCCGATGTGCCGCTGGAGTCGCTATGA
- a CDS encoding helix-turn-helix transcriptional regulator, whose protein sequence is MTDDRTATSDDVSLIGELAEPTRRAVYEFVAAGDDWVSRDGVAAAVGLGRAAVARHLDRLVDVGLLDQRSKRLTDRTGPGAGRPSKQYRRSSREVGASLPARDYELAGELLARAVDDVTRSGKNLQTALDDEARALGTQLAGEMRGADGGEFARTADGTGRVRKMLAVLSDHGYEPVQVGEDEIQLRNCPFHRLARAHPELVCGLNDALLESAVDGYGNTGYRARFEPEAGLCCVRLRRQSSSGRSTGR, encoded by the coding sequence ATGACTGACGATCGAACTGCGACGAGCGACGACGTATCGCTGATTGGCGAATTGGCCGAGCCGACACGGCGCGCCGTCTACGAATTCGTCGCGGCCGGCGACGACTGGGTCAGTCGTGACGGTGTCGCGGCGGCAGTGGGACTCGGGCGGGCGGCCGTGGCGCGCCATTTGGACCGGCTCGTCGACGTCGGACTGCTTGATCAGCGCTCGAAGCGACTGACCGACCGGACCGGGCCGGGCGCCGGAAGGCCCTCCAAGCAGTACCGGCGGTCAAGCCGCGAGGTTGGGGCATCGCTGCCGGCCCGCGACTATGAGTTGGCCGGCGAGCTCTTGGCCCGAGCCGTTGACGACGTCACGCGGAGCGGCAAGAATCTTCAAACGGCGTTGGACGACGAGGCGCGCGCGCTGGGCACGCAATTGGCCGGCGAGATGCGCGGCGCCGATGGCGGCGAGTTTGCGCGGACGGCGGATGGAACGGGTCGGGTGCGCAAGATGCTTGCCGTCTTGTCCGATCACGGCTATGAGCCGGTGCAGGTGGGCGAGGACGAGATCCAGCTGCGCAATTGTCCATTCCACCGGCTTGCCCGTGCGCATCCGGAACTGGTGTGCGGATTGAACGATGCATTACTGGAATCAGCCGTTGACGGCTACGGAAACACCGGGTACCGGGCACGCTTCGAGCCGGAGGCCGGATTATGCTGCGTTCGGTTGCGCCGACAGTCGAGTTCCGGTCGGTCTACCGGCCGGTAA
- a CDS encoding aminoglycoside phosphotransferase family protein has translation MNIPDHLAGNVLKDCGPTLGGQWIFELPGLIDRFLGAWGLVPDPAFPQPWHGYQSIVIPVAGRAGVPLALRIAAPCPEPIRAHPLERAALNAWRGRGSVRLLADDEAGRASLLERLDATRNLGTVPIADAIPVWGALVRTLSIVPPAGLPTVADSARGWLADFPRKAAALLPAFAEWRAADHSILRTALETADMLTGCRTALLVHGDLHYYNVLSELNGAGWRAIDPKPIVGPPEYAVAPMLWNRLYELPGHTPAEQSDALRARSAALAVSAGLDVELTRRLSIARELENMFWALADNAQADAARSLWVCRALAGADVGRTDARSLARLV, from the coding sequence GTGAACATCCCCGATCACCTTGCCGGCAATGTACTGAAGGACTGCGGGCCCACGCTGGGCGGGCAGTGGATCTTTGAACTACCCGGGCTGATCGACCGCTTCCTCGGCGCCTGGGGACTCGTACCCGATCCGGCGTTTCCGCAGCCGTGGCACGGTTATCAGTCGATCGTCATCCCTGTCGCGGGCCGGGCCGGCGTACCGCTGGCGCTGCGCATCGCGGCCCCGTGTCCCGAGCCGATTCGGGCGCACCCGCTCGAGCGCGCCGCGCTGAATGCTTGGCGGGGTCGCGGCAGCGTACGGCTCTTGGCCGACGACGAAGCGGGCCGTGCATCGCTGCTCGAACGCCTTGACGCAACGCGGAATTTGGGGACCGTTCCGATCGCGGACGCCATTCCGGTCTGGGGCGCTTTGGTACGCACTTTGAGCATCGTCCCGCCGGCCGGTCTCCCAACGGTTGCCGACTCGGCCCGCGGTTGGTTGGCGGACTTTCCACGGAAGGCCGCCGCCTTGTTGCCCGCGTTCGCCGAGTGGCGGGCCGCCGACCACTCGATCCTCCGGACCGCACTCGAAACCGCCGACATGCTCACCGGCTGCCGAACGGCTCTGTTGGTGCACGGCGATTTGCACTACTACAACGTGCTGTCCGAACTGAATGGTGCCGGCTGGCGGGCCATCGACCCCAAGCCGATAGTCGGCCCACCCGAATACGCAGTGGCACCAATGCTGTGGAACCGGCTGTATGAGCTGCCCGGGCATACGCCGGCCGAACAATCCGATGCCTTACGCGCCCGATCCGCGGCCCTGGCCGTCAGCGCCGGACTTGACGTCGAGCTGACGAGGCGGCTGTCGATCGCCCGCGAACTGGAGAACATGTTTTGGGCGCTCGCCGATAACGCGCAGGCGGACGCTGCGCGCTCGCTGTGGGTCTGCCGGGCCCTGGCGGGTGCCGACGTGGGCCGCACCGATGCGAGGTCACTGGCCCGCTTGGTGTGA
- a CDS encoding DUF4439 domain-containing protein, producing the protein MTLDVSVPVPRRIVLTGLIAATAVPALSGCGIRLEGADSPAVPDTDEKARRAVVRRLRAADDVAHRMNAGHDFSNELDRVRSMLAVQLAALGARPGRAATAQPTRAVKSPTPRALMTHVAAVRDSSLRRLDRVSGVFARRLAGVAAGSAGAAHVVGAAADLHVPSAARPLPPPEETAKPPSPSPSPVSTPSSGAATALEALGDGLYAAIYGYEVLTVRLTGDARRRAAGRLDKLRTTVGEVNTQLRGGGAEPARPRAGYSLPYSVEDAKSALKLAATLERRLGMHLGKAVTDLPAGTRYDAAHWLFESTLAGWRLAKTLPAVPGSTLPRKVRRAGSAPSGSTDTKHPNSENGA; encoded by the coding sequence ATGACCCTTGACGTTTCCGTGCCGGTTCCCCGCCGCATAGTGCTCACCGGCCTCATCGCCGCCACCGCGGTTCCGGCTCTGTCCGGATGCGGAATTCGCCTGGAAGGGGCCGACTCCCCCGCCGTCCCCGATACCGACGAGAAGGCACGGCGCGCCGTCGTCCGTCGCTTACGCGCTGCGGACGACGTGGCTCACCGCATGAACGCCGGGCACGACTTCTCCAATGAGCTGGACAGGGTCCGATCCATGCTGGCCGTCCAGCTGGCCGCCCTGGGAGCGCGACCCGGCCGAGCTGCGACGGCGCAACCGACCCGCGCCGTGAAATCCCCGACCCCCCGGGCGCTGATGACTCACGTCGCCGCCGTCCGCGACTCGTCCTTGCGCCGACTCGACCGCGTCTCGGGCGTGTTCGCCCGCCGCCTGGCCGGGGTCGCCGCCGGCAGCGCCGGGGCGGCGCACGTCGTCGGCGCGGCCGCAGATCTTCACGTCCCGTCCGCTGCCAGGCCCCTGCCGCCGCCGGAAGAAACGGCAAAACCGCCGTCCCCCAGCCCGTCCCCGGTGTCGACCCCGTCGTCCGGAGCCGCAACGGCTCTGGAGGCGCTGGGAGACGGTTTGTACGCCGCAATTTACGGATACGAGGTGCTGACAGTCCGCCTGACCGGAGACGCCCGGCGGCGCGCCGCCGGACGGCTGGACAAATTGCGCACGACGGTGGGCGAGGTCAACACACAACTGCGCGGTGGCGGCGCCGAGCCGGCCCGACCCCGCGCCGGCTATTCGCTGCCCTACTCGGTGGAGGACGCGAAATCGGCTCTCAAACTGGCCGCAACGCTCGAGCGCCGGCTCGGCATGCACCTTGGCAAAGCAGTCACCGATTTGCCGGCCGGCACCCGCTACGACGCCGCCCACTGGCTGTTCGAATCGACGCTTGCCGGCTGGCGTCTTGCCAAGACCCTGCCGGCCGTGCCCGGATCCACGCTTCCCCGGAAGGTTCGCCGGGCCGGATCCGCGCCGTCCGGCTCGACGGACACGAAGCACCCGAACTCGGAGAACGGCGCGTGA
- the rimP gene encoding ribosome maturation factor RimP gives MRTDEEAALADRLGPLVHGHGLVVEDLKIGVNGSRRSVTVTVDLPEDQTGAADLDTIAQVSKEVGAHLDDDEPFDGRAYTLEVSSPGATRPLTEPRHWKRARGRLIAVKLAGGDSLTGRLIDVADDGPQLDVGGASRRLAYGEIASARVEVEFK, from the coding sequence GTGCGAACCGATGAAGAGGCCGCGTTGGCGGACAGGCTCGGACCGCTCGTGCATGGGCACGGGCTTGTCGTTGAGGATCTGAAGATCGGCGTGAATGGCTCTCGCCGCTCGGTGACGGTGACGGTGGACTTGCCGGAGGATCAGACGGGCGCTGCCGATTTGGACACCATTGCGCAAGTGTCGAAGGAGGTGGGCGCCCATTTGGATGATGACGAGCCGTTTGACGGTCGGGCGTACACGCTCGAGGTCTCGTCGCCCGGAGCGACGCGGCCGCTGACCGAGCCCCGGCACTGGAAGCGCGCCCGCGGGCGGCTCATCGCCGTGAAGCTGGCCGGCGGCGACTCCCTCACGGGACGCTTGATCGACGTTGCCGACGACGGGCCGCAGCTCGACGTGGGCGGCGCGTCGCGCCGGCTCGCCTACGGCGAGATCGCCTCGGCACGCGTCGAGGTGGAATTCAAATAG
- the nusA gene encoding transcription termination factor NusA, translating to MDIDLAALRLLEREKEIPLDLLIPTIEQALLLAYHRTDGAEPRARAELDRKSGHVTIWATETGPDGEPGREWDDTPSGFGRIAAQTARQVILQRLRDAEDDTIVGDFRGREGEIVAGVIQQGNNPHMIQVNLGTVEGVLPPHEQVPGETYEHGARIRAYVVEVHKGMKGPSITVSRTHPNLVKKLFEHEVPEIADGTVEIVSIARESGHRTKMAVKATVPGVNAKGSCIGELGSRVRAVMGELNGEKIDIVDFDDDPATFVGNSLSPARTVSVEILDADAKAARVVVPEYQLSLAIGKEGQNARLAAKLTGWRIDIQSDGKTQAPVEA from the coding sequence ATGGATATCGACCTGGCAGCCCTGCGGCTACTCGAGCGAGAAAAGGAAATTCCGCTCGACCTACTGATACCCACGATCGAACAGGCCCTGCTGCTTGCCTACCATCGCACGGACGGCGCCGAACCCCGGGCGCGTGCCGAACTCGACCGCAAATCCGGGCACGTCACAATTTGGGCGACGGAGACCGGCCCCGACGGAGAACCGGGTCGCGAATGGGACGATACGCCGTCCGGGTTCGGGCGGATCGCCGCGCAAACGGCACGCCAAGTGATCCTCCAGCGCCTCCGTGACGCCGAGGACGACACGATCGTCGGTGATTTCCGCGGGCGAGAAGGCGAGATAGTCGCCGGCGTGATCCAGCAGGGAAATAATCCGCACATGATTCAGGTCAACCTCGGCACCGTGGAAGGCGTCCTTCCGCCGCACGAGCAAGTGCCGGGGGAGACGTATGAGCACGGTGCACGTATCCGCGCCTACGTGGTCGAAGTTCACAAGGGCATGAAGGGCCCGTCGATCACGGTGTCGCGCACGCACCCGAACCTGGTGAAGAAGCTGTTCGAGCACGAGGTGCCCGAGATCGCCGACGGCACCGTCGAGATCGTGTCGATCGCCCGGGAATCAGGTCACCGCACGAAAATGGCGGTGAAGGCCACGGTGCCGGGCGTCAACGCCAAGGGCTCCTGCATCGGCGAGCTCGGCTCCCGGGTGCGAGCCGTGATGGGCGAATTGAACGGGGAAAAGATCGACATCGTCGATTTTGACGACGATCCGGCCACCTTCGTCGGTAATTCGCTGTCTCCGGCGCGTACCGTGAGCGTGGAGATTCTGGACGCCGATGCCAAGGCCGCGCGCGTCGTCGTCCCGGAATACCAGCTGTCCCTGGCGATTGGAAAAGAAGGTCAGAATGCCCGGCTGGCCGCGAAATTGACCGGATGGCGCATTGATATCCAGTCCGACGGAAAGACTCAGGCGCCGGTCGAGGCGTGA
- a CDS encoding YlxR family protein, whose amino-acid sequence MVKAQSVRTCIGCRRRAPRQSLLRVVIKTAEAGRPDGMPVIVPDRPRSAEGRGAWLHFDERCVDQARRRSAFGRALKTSGQVDIGAVESFVKDESFAKGRDTNGTSASRMSNEQ is encoded by the coding sequence ATGGTCAAGGCGCAAAGCGTGCGCACCTGTATCGGGTGTCGGCGGCGCGCACCACGGCAAAGCCTGCTTCGCGTCGTGATCAAGACGGCGGAGGCGGGACGGCCCGATGGAATGCCGGTCATAGTCCCGGATCGTCCGCGCAGTGCGGAAGGTCGGGGAGCGTGGCTGCATTTCGACGAGCGGTGTGTCGATCAGGCTCGCCGGCGAAGCGCCTTCGGAAGGGCGTTGAAGACGTCCGGTCAGGTCGACATCGGAGCCGTGGAAAGTTTTGTCAAAGACGAATCGTTTGCAAAAGGACGAGATACCAATGGAACCAGTGCTTCCCGAATGAGTAACGAACAATGA
- the infB gene encoding translation initiation factor IF-2 has translation MAKPRVHEIAKQLGTDSKTIIAKLTEMGEYVKSASATVEAPVIRKLKEAFPAEQAAPESKAPAAKKTEPAANGAPAASRAKPGPKKPATAKNETAAPEQPAEKPADKAAEAPAPEQPAAEVPAAEQPAAEAPAAQQAETEQPVEKPSSAAKPADKPATTAKPGPAAPKPGPKPAPKAPAKPGKAAGKSGGSARPGNNPFATSQGMPRSGGPRPGRPGNNPYATSQGMPRPGSSRPAPEGRGDNRAPRPGAPRPGAPRPGAPRPNPGMMPGKSTVGRPGQPSSSGRPGGGPGRGRGGGPGGGPGGGRPGGGFGKGGRGRGGTQGAFGRGGGRPVRGRKSKRAKRQELEQMQAPSVGGVSVPRGDGNTPLRLRRGSSLGDFADKIGADPASLVTVLFHLGEMATATQSLDEDTFKVLGDELGYKIQIVSPEDEDRELLEEFDIDIEGELEGEDDSQLLPRPPVVTVMGHVDHGKTKLLDAVRSSDVVAGESGGITQHIGAYQVHVDHEGEERALTFIDTPGHEAFTAMRARGAKVTDLAILVVAADDGVMPQTIEALNHAQAAGVPIVVAVNKIDKEGANPAKIKQQLTEYNLVAEEYGGETMFVEISALQRQGIGDLLEAVLLTADAALDLRANPDKAARGIAIEANLDKGRGAVATVLVQSGTLHAGDAIVAGTAFGRVRAMFDEYGKTVAEAGPARPVQVLGLSSVPRAGDTFLSTGDDRTARQIAEKRETAERAAQLAKRRKRVSLEDFTQALEDGKVDTLNLILKGDVSGAVEALEDALLKIDVGDEVALRVIHRGVGAITQNDVNLATVDNAIIIGFNVRYAERVEDYADREGVDVRFYSVIYQAIDDVESALKGMLKPEFEEIRTGSAEVREVFRSSKFGNIAGSIVRDGVITRNSKARLTRDGTVVSEKLSIESLRRFKDDATEVRDGYECGIGLGSFNDIKEGDMIETFEMREKPRE, from the coding sequence GTGGCAAAGCCCCGTGTGCACGAGATTGCCAAGCAACTCGGCACAGACAGTAAGACAATCATCGCAAAGCTCACCGAAATGGGTGAGTACGTCAAATCCGCTTCGGCCACCGTCGAAGCCCCGGTCATTCGCAAGCTGAAAGAGGCTTTCCCGGCCGAGCAGGCAGCTCCCGAGTCCAAGGCGCCCGCAGCCAAGAAGACCGAGCCTGCCGCTAACGGAGCCCCCGCGGCGTCCCGCGCCAAGCCGGGCCCGAAGAAGCCGGCGACCGCAAAAAATGAGACGGCAGCCCCGGAACAGCCGGCGGAGAAGCCGGCTGACAAGGCCGCCGAAGCTCCGGCACCCGAACAGCCGGCCGCCGAAGTTCCGGCAGCCGAGCAGCCGGCCGCCGAAGCTCCTGCCGCACAGCAGGCGGAAACTGAACAGCCCGTCGAGAAGCCGAGCTCGGCGGCAAAGCCGGCCGACAAGCCGGCCACGACGGCAAAACCCGGTCCTGCCGCGCCCAAGCCCGGTCCGAAGCCGGCTCCGAAGGCACCGGCCAAGCCGGGCAAGGCTGCCGGCAAGTCGGGAGGATCGGCCCGTCCGGGTAATAACCCGTTCGCCACATCGCAGGGGATGCCGCGTTCCGGCGGACCGCGCCCCGGCCGGCCCGGCAACAATCCATATGCCACGTCACAGGGGATGCCGCGTCCGGGAAGCTCCCGCCCGGCACCCGAAGGCCGCGGCGACAATCGTGCGCCCCGCCCCGGCGCGCCTCGTCCCGGTGCTCCGAGGCCGGGTGCTCCGCGCCCGAACCCCGGCATGATGCCGGGCAAGAGCACTGTTGGCCGTCCCGGCCAACCCAGTAGCTCGGGCCGTCCGGGCGGAGGCCCGGGCCGCGGGCGTGGCGGCGGACCCGGCGGCGGGCCCGGAGGCGGTCGTCCAGGCGGCGGATTCGGCAAGGGCGGTCGCGGACGCGGCGGCACCCAGGGTGCGTTCGGTCGCGGCGGCGGCCGGCCGGTTCGCGGGCGGAAGTCGAAGCGCGCGAAGAGGCAAGAGCTCGAACAGATGCAGGCACCGTCGGTCGGCGGCGTCAGCGTCCCCCGCGGCGACGGCAACACGCCGTTGCGGTTGCGTCGCGGATCGTCGCTGGGTGACTTCGCCGATAAGATCGGTGCGGATCCGGCAAGCCTCGTCACCGTCCTGTTCCACCTGGGCGAGATGGCGACCGCAACGCAGTCTCTCGACGAGGACACGTTCAAGGTGCTCGGCGACGAACTCGGCTACAAGATCCAGATCGTGTCGCCCGAGGACGAGGATCGCGAACTTCTCGAAGAGTTCGACATCGACATCGAGGGCGAGCTCGAAGGCGAGGACGATTCGCAGCTTTTGCCGCGTCCACCGGTCGTCACGGTGATGGGTCACGTCGATCACGGCAAGACGAAGCTTTTGGACGCCGTGCGCTCATCCGATGTGGTGGCCGGCGAGTCCGGCGGCATCACGCAGCACATCGGTGCGTATCAAGTGCACGTCGATCACGAGGGTGAAGAGCGTGCCCTGACCTTCATCGACACCCCGGGGCACGAAGCGTTTACCGCTATGCGTGCCCGCGGTGCCAAGGTCACCGACCTGGCGATCCTGGTGGTGGCCGCCGATGACGGCGTCATGCCGCAAACGATTGAGGCTCTCAATCACGCGCAGGCCGCGGGCGTGCCGATCGTTGTGGCAGTGAACAAGATCGATAAAGAAGGCGCCAACCCGGCCAAGATCAAGCAGCAACTCACCGAATACAACCTGGTCGCCGAGGAATACGGCGGCGAGACCATGTTCGTTGAGATTTCGGCGCTGCAACGTCAGGGCATCGGCGACCTTCTCGAAGCCGTGCTGTTGACGGCGGACGCCGCGCTCGACCTCCGGGCGAACCCGGACAAGGCCGCGCGCGGTATCGCGATCGAAGCCAATTTGGACAAGGGGCGCGGCGCCGTCGCGACGGTGCTCGTCCAGTCGGGCACGCTGCACGCCGGCGACGCGATAGTGGCAGGCACTGCATTCGGACGCGTTCGTGCCATGTTCGACGAATACGGCAAGACCGTCGCCGAGGCCGGCCCGGCCAGGCCGGTGCAGGTACTCGGGCTGTCGAGTGTTCCGCGCGCCGGTGACACGTTCTTGTCGACCGGCGATGATCGGACTGCGCGGCAGATCGCCGAAAAGCGAGAAACCGCCGAGCGAGCCGCACAGTTGGCCAAGCGCCGCAAGCGCGTCAGCCTGGAGGACTTCACGCAGGCCCTCGAAGACGGCAAGGTCGATACGCTCAACCTCATCCTCAAGGGCGATGTGTCCGGTGCCGTCGAAGCGCTCGAGGACGCCTTGCTCAAGATCGATGTGGGCGACGAGGTGGCGCTGCGCGTCATCCACCGCGGCGTGGGCGCCATCACGCAGAACGACGTGAACCTCGCGACAGTCGACAACGCCATCATCATCGGCTTCAACGTCCGCTACGCCGAGCGCGTCGAGGACTACGCCGATCGTGAAGGTGTCGACGTGCGGTTCTACTCGGTCATCTACCAGGCGATCGACGACGTCGAGAGTGCCCTCAAGGGCATGCTCAAACCCGAGTTCGAAGAGATTCGGACCGGCTCGGCGGAGGTCCGCGAAGTGTTCCGCTCGTCGAAGTTCGGCAATATCGCCGGCTCGATCGTGCGCGACGGCGTCATCACCCGCAATTCGAAGGCCAGGCTCACTCGCGACGGCACCGTCGTCAGCGAAAAGCTCAGCATCGAATCGCTGCGCCGGTTCAAGGACGACGCCACCGAGGTCCGCGACGGCTACGAGTGCGGTATCGGGCTCGGATCGTTCAACGACATCAAGGAAGGCGACATGATCGAAACCTTCGAAATGCGCGAGAAACCGCGCGAGTGA
- the rbfA gene encoding 30S ribosome-binding factor RbfA, whose protein sequence is MADPARARKLADRIKVVVAETLERRVKDPRLGFVTVTDVRVTGDLQNATVFYTVLGEDADLEATAAALQSSKGLLRREVGKNLGTRLTPTLEFIADAVPRAAAELEDLLRVAAERDAEVAKLASNARPVAEDPYKTKPDDGE, encoded by the coding sequence ATGGCCGACCCGGCCCGGGCACGCAAACTGGCGGACCGCATCAAGGTAGTGGTCGCCGAAACGCTGGAGCGCAGGGTGAAGGATCCGCGCCTCGGGTTCGTCACCGTCACCGACGTCCGCGTCACCGGCGACCTGCAGAACGCCACGGTGTTTTACACGGTATTGGGGGAAGACGCCGATCTCGAGGCGACAGCTGCTGCCCTGCAATCGTCCAAGGGACTGCTGCGGCGCGAAGTCGGCAAGAACCTCGGCACCCGGCTGACGCCAACGTTGGAATTCATCGCCGACGCGGTCCCGCGCGCCGCTGCCGAGCTCGAGGATCTGCTGCGCGTGGCGGCTGAGCGGGACGCCGAGGTGGCCAAGTTGGCCAGCAACGCCCGCCCCGTTGCCGAGGACCCGTACAAGACCAAGCCGGACGACGGCGAGTAG
- a CDS encoding ArsR/SmtB family transcription factor: MTPTVTQTFAAMGDPVRSTIVDRLASSDATVSELVALFEMSFQAVSQHLSVLERAGLVTRRREGRTRRVQIVTQPLDDAIDWMEVRRRRLEERYQRLDAVLATLDSTDTPQEEA, encoded by the coding sequence ATGACCCCGACCGTGACTCAAACGTTCGCCGCGATGGGCGACCCGGTGAGGTCGACGATTGTCGACCGACTGGCATCGTCCGATGCCACGGTTAGCGAACTCGTCGCCTTGTTCGAAATGTCCTTCCAGGCGGTTTCGCAGCACCTCTCCGTGCTCGAACGCGCCGGCCTTGTCACGCGCCGGCGCGAAGGGCGGACGCGCCGCGTGCAAATAGTGACGCAGCCGCTGGACGACGCGATCGACTGGATGGAAGTGCGACGACGCCGACTCGAAGAGCGCTATCAACGTCTTGACGCCGTGCTCGCCACCCTCGACTCGACCGACACGCCACAGGAGGAAGCATGA